DNA sequence from the Coffea eugenioides isolate CCC68of chromosome 9, Ceug_1.0, whole genome shotgun sequence genome:
CATTGATCTATGACGAGTGAATTTCCATTATTTAGTTTCAGACTTGGGCAATGTTTGTGATGATCTTTCTTGGTTAAAACTTTGGCAATTTATCCATCTGCTTTGTAAAATTGGCATACTTCGTATATTGGTTTATCTACTCACATGAAGATATTTCAGGATTTGGCTGCTGAAGCTGACCAATGTCAGATAACGCGAGAACTGGCAGATGTTTCTTTGGATTCTGGATCTTCCCAGGAAGACAAAGGTGAGAAAGTGAAGGATAAAGATGAAAGggataaagaaaaaagtaaagaaattgaaaaagataaaggaaaagaaaaggatgctgagagaaaaggagaaagtGACAAGGAGAAAGTTAAAGGTCTTGAAGGGACAAGTCTGGATGCGCTACTGCAGAGACTCCCTGGTTGTGTGAGCCGTGACTTGATTGACCAGTTGACTGTAAATATCATTCACTTGATTTGTCTTTCTTGTTAATCACTTCTCGTTTATGAAACTTATTTTGCAACTAAAGATTCATTTTGATTAGTGTCTGATGCTTGATTTCAGGTGGAATTTTGCTATTTAAATTCGAAGTCTAATAGGAAAAAGCTTGTCAGGGCTTTGTTCAATGTGCCCAGGACATCACTAGAGTTGTTGCCATATTATTCTCGCATGGTTGCCACCCTGTCAACATGTATGAAGGATGTGTCTTCTATGCTTTTACAGTTGTTGGAGGAAGAATTCAACTTTTTGATCAATAAGAAGGTCTAGCAGAGTAACATTTACTGCTTTGAGGAATTGAACCTTTTTGTAGTTTAGGGGCATGGTGTAGCAGCTAAGAATTTGCTTCTCTGTAGATTGCCACGGTGCATGTTATTCATACTCTGCACCATTCTTATTTTGCAGGATCAAATGAACATTGAAACTAAAATCCGGAATATCCGTTTTATTGGAGAACTCTGCAAATTCAAAATTGCGCCAGCTGGGCTTGTTTTCAGCTGCTTAAAGGTAAAAAGGGTGTATAATGTTATATATTCCTTCCATACAGATATAAATCTGAGCCACTTCTGCAGTAGTCAACTGCACCTAACCTGGCTTTTCACTTGTGAGTGCCTGTGTTATTTGCTGACATTTCTTATTCAAATGTACTAAAAATGCTATCCATTGCTTCATTTCCCACCTGTTTTCTAAGGAAATGGTCAATTTTTTGCTCGACATGTTTGCCATGGTTTGAAGTGTCAATTAGTTTGGAGGTTGACAACTAACTATTTCTCTAGATTGAAGGGACTTACTTGATTCTTATCACAGCTGCTTTTACCTCTGTGTTGGCCAGGCTTGTTTAGATGATTTCAGTCATCACAACATTGATGTTGCGTGCAATCTTCTTGAGACGTGTGGTCGTTTCCTTTATCGTTCTCCTGAGACTACCATGCGCATGGCTAACATGTTGGAGATATTAATGCGTTTGAAGAATGTAAAAAATTTGGATCCTCGCCATAGCACCTTGGTGGAGAATGCATATTATTTGTGTAAGCCACCAGAAAGATCTGCTCGAGTTTCTAAAGTTCGTCCACCGCTTCATCAGGTGCCATCTAAGTTCTCTTGTGTGTTGTTATTGTCTTATATCTGATTAGATGTGTTGATTGTTATGTTTTGTTATCTGATCAGATTTGTTTATTGTTATTTTCTTATTATCAGAGCAGATAACCTTTACTGATCTGAATTCCACTGGACTGTGCAGTATATCAGGAAATTGCTTTTCTCAGATCTTGATAAATCTTCAATTGAGCGCGTGCTGAGACAACTTCGGAAACTACCTTGGAGTGAATGTGATCCTTACCTTTTGAAGTGTTTTATGAAGGTTCACAAGGGAAAATTTGGTCAGATTCACCTGATTGCATCACTTACTGCTGGCTTGAGTCGTTATCATGATGACTTTGCTGTTGCTGTTGTTGATGAGGTTTGTTGTGGTTTGTTCTTCTAACTGTAAATTTTGatggttaattgcaaaataCATCTTGACCTATTATAGATTTGTGACTTGCACCTCAAATTATGAATTGTTGCACTATATTGCTCCAGCTAGAACTATTAGCACATCAGTGAATTCTCATAATTTGGTAGGCTGAACATTGGTGATAGATAACCCTGCAAAGTTTATGTTGATTTTTACAAATTTCAACCACCAACACCACCACCGTCCAATACTGCTATGGTGCCATTATCAAAGACCACAATGAACCAAACAGCCAGACTAAGCTCATAACCATCAACATAGAATACAGCAAACCAAACAAACTAGAAAATCTAAATCAACCCACCAACATAAGCCCATTAAGAAATGAAACACAGACCAAATCACATATACAACTCTTATCACAATTCTTCTGGGGAGGATTAAAAAAGATGCTAGACTGGTGTTGGCTTTGAAGGTTGGAAGAAGAACAGGATTGGGAGTTTAGGGAAGGGTTGCAATTAAAAGATTTTGCTGGATAATATTAATTTGAAATATCACCTTAGATAGTAAACAGAGAACCCACAAAATTCTCAGCCCTAGAGTATTTGTTATGTGCAActcttctttaaattttttaaaggaGGCACTACATTGGTTTAACAACCTTGAAGAAATTGCACTTCTGTGCTATGTGAGAAAATTCGCTAATGACTTTTGTCAGCTTGTCCAATTGAGTTCATAGCTGTATAAAATACTGGATGAAAGTTTATGTGTCCAAAAGTTCTATTGTTTGTCCGAGGATATGATTCTGGGAACCTTGTTTCCTTCTAGGTTTTGGAGGAAATCAGACTTGGGTTAGAGTTGAACGATTATGGGATGCAGCAGAGGCGTATTGCCAACATGCGTTTTCTGGGAGAATTGTACAACTATGAACTTGTGGATTCATCTGTTATTTTTGATACTCTATACCTGATACTGGTTTTTGGCCATGGGACAGCAGAGGTAAGATTGTTACTAGTTTGGTGACTATCTGTTTCGGAAAATTTAATCATATATGGCAGATGCTTGCTTGGAGTGAATTAGCACATTGTTGACCACGTCAATGACTCCATGCTATGCCCTGTGTTCAGAAATGCAACTTTTCTTACCATGATGTGACATCTAGTACCTTGTCTAGAAGCTGCTAAGGCAATTTTATTTCAGTTGCCAAATGTTAGGTCCCTTTGCCCTATATCATTGTGTTCTTTTATGCCTCAATGTCTTCTGTCCTGTTCCCGCTCGCTAAGCACCTTGATGTTATGACTGTGCTTGGGGATCTCTGGAAGGTTTATGTAATCacacctctctctctcaaaactTTGGGCAAATTGAAACCAATAGTTAGTTGCATGAGTCATGGAGTGGAAATTATGGTTTGGGAACGCATTTGTTGTCTGCTTGGATATTAAACTGAACAGAATTTTCAGTTGGTAGGAttaattttatatgtttatttgtgcaTGCCTAAAAGCAGAATGCAGTAGATTTAGAGTATTTCATTAAGTGCTGGCATACCATCCATGGAAAAATAAGGGTAATGATCTAGGATAtgaattttttggttttctttggAGTTTAGACAATTTGCTGCTTGCTTTACCATTTTGTTGAGACCTTTTTAGAGGTTTCAATCTGGTTAACAACCTTTGCTCTATGCAAACAGCAAGATACATTGGATCCACCAGAGGACTGCTTTCGCATCAGGATGGTCATCACACTTCTTGAAACTTGTGGGCATTATTTTGATCGAGGTTCATCAAAGAGAAAACTTGATCGATTCTTAATCCATTTCCAGAGATACATTCTGTGCAAAGGTGCATTACCACTGGATATTGAATTTGACTTGCAGGTTAGTATTGCAGATATGTATTCTCATTTATTAATTAGGTTAGCTTTTCAATTTAGATGCAGGAATCCTCTTCTGATCTTTTTCTCTAACTTACTTTAGACTTTATTGCATTGCAGCAAAGAATATAAAGTCGCTTGCATACGTTGAGCAATTTTCCTACTCTACaaatttaattaataaaaatcCCTAACCAAGTAATTAACTACAAACCATTTGTCTGGCTCTTTTTTACGTTCAAGAAGAAATTATCTAGTCCATTTTAGTAAAATGGGCAATGAACATACTGATTTATGAAGTGATGTAATTTTTCTGATTTGAAGATTGTATGCGGTATTGCATGCCTTCTGTTTCAAAATAGGTGCGCAACAAAACTTCAAGTGAAGAGGTATTGCTTTATCCTGTCCAGAATTTAGCAGGTGCACGATTTAGGAGGAATGCAATAAATCAAGAGTTAGTAAGAGCAAATGGTTTTCTCTCGCTTTTAATGTAGGGTTTCAGGATAATCTGACAGAACCGTGCATACTATGaccaaattattttttttcttcctcttcttcctttgAAGTGAATATGTTCTAGAGATTGAAATGATGAATCCCTTGTGGTTTAATGTGCAATCTGCAGTCATAAGCGGAATGGATATTTATGGAACCTTCTTTTAAACGTACCATGTTTTGTCCAGAACTCAGTTCTCCACACTGACTCCCTTACTGCACCAAAATAAAGTATATGCCCACTGAGAGAGAATATCATAGACAACAAAGGGAAAGGAAACAGAAAGGGGCATTACAACTTCCCAAAATAAGTAATATTCAGAAAAGGGGGGTTGTGCCTGTGGATGTTAATCACATTTGGTTGCTAAAAGGGAAAGGTTAATTAAGGAGACAGTGCAACCTGAACCCTTATTTCGTGTACTATTAAGTAATTGTATATACAGGGGGGAAAAAGAGTGTATCATTTGGAATTATTGACATTAATTAACTATATGCTTTGGAATATTTGAAGATTTTGATGAGAAAACTGCACCTGATTATTATCAGTTTTCTTCCATGCTGCcttttttgtcaaataaattattaatttgaATTCATTTCCTTTGAAAGGTTTAGCTTCAGTTTTGGAAATTATTCTTAATTTCCTTATTGTCTTAATGTGTCATGAAATGTGAGCTTAAAAGTTGCTGCATCTCCAGGATCTATTTGCTGAATTACGCCCTAACATGACTCGATATTCGTCAGTCGAGGAAGTTAATGCAGCTTTGGTTGAACTTGAGGAGCATGAGCGTGTTGTTGCAACCGAGAAGGCAAATATTGACAAGCATTCAGAGACTGGAAAATCTCCTAGCAGGACTAGTTCTGGTGTTATTTCTGTAAATGGACAAAGCATTGCGAATGGTACTGAGGAAAATGGTGAACTGCATGATGACATTGTTGGAGAGACAGACAGTGATTCTGGTAGTGGAACCCCTGAGCGGATGGGTCATCATGATGAAGAAGATTCAGATGAAGGGAATCATGATGAGGAGAGCGAGACTGATGAGGATTATGATGACTTAGTTGGTCCTGCTTCTGATGAAGAAGATGAGGTGCATGTTAGGCAGATTGCTGCACAAGTGGATCCTCAGGAAGCAGCTGAATTTGACAGAGAACTCCGTGCTATAATGCAGGCAAGTTCTTGGAGCTTGTTCACATTCCTACCATCTTGGTCTTTCTGAGCTCTCAATAGTATGATTTGTCTTGTCCATGGTTATTAAAATCCAGCAAAGCATACAATAGAAATAGATTTTTTGTGGTTGGTTTTTGTCCACCTGCAGCGCTTTCGATTTTTTCCGACTTTATATTTCCCCATTTTCATGCATCTCTGCTTTGGCAGATGATTTAGTTGCTTCATGACTATCGATCTTTCTGTTTGATTTGAGTGCCTAATATACTGGCGAGATAACACCTGCTACCGGATGCAGGAGAGCTTGGATTCAAGAAAACTTGAGTTGCGGGCTCGACCTACTCTCAACATGATGATACCTATGAATGTTTTTGAGGGGCCTACCAAAGACCACTTAGGAAAGAGTACTGAAGGAGAAAGTGGTGATGAGGCAATAGATGAAGCAGCAGGAGGAAACAAGGAGGTTCAAGTAAAGGTTCTTGTGAAGCGGGGTAACAAGCAACAAACAAAACAGATGTCGATTCCTCGAGATTGCACCCTTGTGCAGAGCACAAAACAGAAGGAAGCTGCTGAGCTTGAAGAGAAACAAGACATCAAACGGCTTGTTTTAGAATACAATGATAGAGAAGAAGAGGAGCTTAATGGGCTGGGTATGCAAACCCTGAGCTGGACCCAAAGTGCAGGAAGCAGAGTGGGTAACAGGGGCCATGCATGGGAAGGGCACGGTAGGACTACTGGATCACGTGGTCGGCATCATTATATACATCATTCTGGTGGAGGGATGCATTACAGCAGAAGAAGATAAAAAACTATATTGCTTTTAGGGTAAATAATAACATTTGCAGACTAAGCAACCCTCAAGCTCTCGCTTGTGCACGATTTGAGCCGTGGCAACGTCTTAAATCTGGCATAAGGGGAGACAACACTGGACGTGCCGCATCATCAGTTCTCTGGCATATTGACTGGATTGAGATACTTGATTGTCTTGTTGCTTTGCGACCGCAGCACCTTGTAGAATAAGTTTCGAAGAGGCGTGTGGAAGGTATGTATACTCGTTGGGGTTTGGATTTTCAGTGAAGGATAGAAATTAAGCTTTCAACATTTTACATTGGCTTTGCATAGATAAGTTTATGGTACTCGCTATGTACATTTGTAAACGCATGAATGTAAACTAGTAAATGAACTTGGTAGAGAACAGTTATGTTGTTTTGCCTAGCCAAATTGAACAGTTTTGCTTGGATGTTCTACTTGAGTGCAAATCTCATGATGCCTAAATGTACAGCCTGTAAAAGTTTGGCTGGTAACGGACCACAAAATAAGCTTTGTTACTTCTAATGAACTGCTGCGGAGTTGGCTCTCTAACATACTTTCCGTTCCTGCTGCTCCTTTGTTTGATCTGGGACTTTTGAGTGCAATTGTTTTAATTTAGACGGCTATAAAAAGCAGGGAAAATTTTAGTTTAGGtggtaaaaatataatttttaaattgtCTAAACAAGGTATTGGTTCTTTTTTACCGAAACTGTCAAGACTTTTGCTTATTAAACAAGGTATTGGTTCTTGCTTTCGGCCCTTTAGTCCGTTCCAGAAGTCCAAAATTACCGCCTTCGAGGACAGTTGGGTCAAGATGTATTTGGCACTGGTACCATTACCAGCTGCTGCTACAATCCGTCCCTCGCCAGTCGCCAAATGTGCTTAGCCAGCAGCATTAGTTGGAGTTCTTACTTTCCTTCCC
Encoded proteins:
- the LOC113783408 gene encoding regulator of nonsense transcripts UPF2; protein product: MEHPEDEPRSGGEHHEKHDDEESVARSEEFKKSVEAKMALRQSNMNPERPDSGFLRTLDSSIKRNTAVIKKLKQINEEQREGLMEDLRSVNLSKFVSEAVAAICDAKLRSADIQAAVQICSLLHQRYKDFSPSLVQGLMKTFFPGKSGEDPEADRNLKAMKKRSTLKLLLELYFVGVIDDSGIFVNIIKDLTSLEHLKDRDATQTNLSLLASFARQGRYLLGLPQTGQDVLEEFFKSLNVMAEQKRFFRKAFQTYYDAAVELLQSEHVSLRQMEHENAKIINAKGELSDENASSYEKLRKSYDNLYRGISALAESLDMQPPVMPEDGHTTRMSSGEDLSSQSAGKDSPVLEALWDDEDTKAFYECLPDLRAFVPAVLLGEAEPKLNEQSPKTQDQSTDLAAEADQCQITRELADVSLDSGSSQEDKGEKVKDKDERDKEKSKEIEKDKGKEKDAERKGESDKEKVKGLEGTSLDALLQRLPGCVSRDLIDQLTVEFCYLNSKSNRKKLVRALFNVPRTSLELLPYYSRMVATLSTCMKDVSSMLLQLLEEEFNFLINKKDQMNIETKIRNIRFIGELCKFKIAPAGLVFSCLKACLDDFSHHNIDVACNLLETCGRFLYRSPETTMRMANMLEILMRLKNVKNLDPRHSTLVENAYYLCKPPERSARVSKVRPPLHQYIRKLLFSDLDKSSIERVLRQLRKLPWSECDPYLLKCFMKVHKGKFGQIHLIASLTAGLSRYHDDFAVAVVDEVLEEIRLGLELNDYGMQQRRIANMRFLGELYNYELVDSSVIFDTLYLILVFGHGTAEQDTLDPPEDCFRIRMVITLLETCGHYFDRGSSKRKLDRFLIHFQRYILCKGALPLDIEFDLQDLFAELRPNMTRYSSVEEVNAALVELEEHERVVATEKANIDKHSETGKSPSRTSSGVISVNGQSIANGTEENGELHDDIVGETDSDSGSGTPERMGHHDEEDSDEGNHDEESETDEDYDDLVGPASDEEDEVHVRQIAAQVDPQEAAEFDRELRAIMQESLDSRKLELRARPTLNMMIPMNVFEGPTKDHLGKSTEGESGDEAIDEAAGGNKEVQVKVLVKRGNKQQTKQMSIPRDCTLVQSTKQKEAAELEEKQDIKRLVLEYNDREEEELNGLGMQTLSWTQSAGSRVGNRGHAWEGHGRTTGSRGRHHYIHHSGGGMHYSRRR